A genome region from Micromonospora inyonensis includes the following:
- a CDS encoding alpha/beta fold hydrolase, whose translation MTDQHDGPIDESCVLTDGPWTHRFVGANGSRFHVVEAGTGPMVLFLHGFPEFWWAWHEMLPTVADAGFRAVAVDLRGYGATDKPPRGYDGYTLAADVAGLIRALGERSATVVGTGAGGLLGWTAASFHPRLVRRLVVLGAPHPLRLRAGIFADPRGQFSAATPTLKFQLPRYEHLLTRDDAVRVEEMLRRWGGRRWVDSPSFAPYAARCREAMRIPQAAFCALEAYRWAFRSVLRLHGYRFVKLMQKPLVTPTLQLHGAEDVASLPRTAQGSGRYVLAPYEWRLLDGVGHFPHLEAPDVVLGEILRWAKS comes from the coding sequence ATGACCGACCAGCATGACGGGCCGATCGACGAGTCCTGCGTCCTGACCGACGGGCCGTGGACGCACCGGTTCGTCGGGGCGAACGGCAGCCGGTTCCACGTGGTCGAGGCCGGCACCGGCCCGATGGTCCTCTTCCTGCACGGGTTCCCCGAGTTCTGGTGGGCGTGGCACGAGATGCTGCCCACCGTCGCGGACGCCGGCTTCCGGGCCGTCGCGGTGGACCTGCGCGGCTACGGCGCGACCGACAAGCCACCCCGGGGGTACGACGGCTACACCCTCGCTGCCGACGTCGCCGGCCTGATCCGGGCCCTCGGCGAGCGCTCCGCCACCGTGGTCGGCACCGGGGCCGGCGGGCTGCTCGGCTGGACCGCCGCCTCGTTCCACCCACGACTGGTCCGGCGGCTGGTGGTGCTCGGCGCACCGCACCCGCTGCGGCTGCGGGCGGGCATCTTCGCCGACCCCCGGGGGCAGTTCAGCGCCGCCACCCCGACGCTCAAGTTCCAGCTCCCCCGCTACGAGCACCTGCTCACCCGGGACGACGCGGTCCGGGTCGAGGAGATGCTGCGCCGGTGGGGCGGCCGGCGCTGGGTGGACAGCCCCTCCTTCGCCCCGTACGCGGCCCGTTGCCGGGAGGCGATGCGGATCCCGCAGGCCGCCTTCTGCGCCCTGGAGGCGTACCGGTGGGCGTTCCGCTCGGTGCTGCGGCTACACGGGTACCGCTTCGTCAAGCTGATGCAGAAGCCGTTGGTCACCCCGACCCTGCAACTGCACGGCGCGGAGGACGTCGCCTCGCTGCCGCGCACCGCCCAGGGTTCCGGCCGCTACGTGCTGGCCCCGTACGAGTGGCGGCTGCTCGACGGCGTCGGGCACTTCCCGCACCTGGAGGCACCG